Proteins co-encoded in one Candidatus Kapaibacterium sp. genomic window:
- the sixA gene encoding phosphohistidine phosphatase SixA, giving the protein MLVYLMRHARAEVGQGVDDLSRPLSPEGRAYVRRLLPRLRALGVRPEQIVSSPYQRALQTARLVADGLGYSQEILKDEALSPMGSTAGVQALLIAFAECQQVLFVGHAPSMPAWIGELCGSSAFRIAFPAGAICCIELPEPRRWSGTLRWLITHVEAET; this is encoded by the coding sequence ATGTTAGTCTACCTCATGCGCCATGCCCGCGCGGAAGTAGGGCAGGGGGTTGACGATCTTTCCCGACCGCTCTCTCCGGAAGGACGTGCGTATGTACGCCGTCTCTTGCCACGCCTTCGGGCTCTTGGGGTGCGTCCTGAGCAGATTGTGAGCAGTCCTTACCAGAGGGCTCTGCAGACGGCACGGCTAGTAGCGGATGGTTTGGGGTATTCGCAGGAGATTCTCAAAGACGAAGCGCTGTCGCCGATGGGCTCTACTGCTGGGGTCCAGGCGCTTCTCATTGCCTTTGCCGAATGCCAACAAGTCCTCTTCGTGGGACACGCACCAAGCATGCCGGCCTGGATTGGTGAGCTCTGTGGCAGCTCTGCGTTTCGGATTGCCTTCCCGGCTGGGGCTATCTGCTGTATAGAGCTCCCAGAGCCGCGCCGGTGGAGTGGCACGCTGCGGTGGCTCATTACCCACGTGGAGGCGGAGACCTAG
- a CDS encoding heterodisulfide reductase-related iron-sulfur binding cluster translates to MRSLVFIPMFVAAVGIFAYNVWQLLRFLWLARPEKRWDNIGQRLWQTLVVGIGQKRILKDRAAGWLHAAIFWGFLVLLSSAVEAVLEGFHPQWSLSFLGPLYSLSTIAVDLFCVLVLAGVAWAAWRRWIQRVPRLQGDRSQQLDAALVLGLITVIVAALLLQNSTRIALGMDHAWAVRPVAALLAHLFPPAEPTPFLFEIGWWFHIGFILIFLNYLPFSKHLHVLTSIPAVFFARTRPASALQPMDFTKEDAETFGATDVEHLSWKSILDGYSCTYCGRCTSVCPANQTGKVLDPRAIIVAVRQRTLDRMPLLLKQRQGKPLTAEEEAVLQKRFVGDYIPEEALWQCTTCGACMEACPIMIEHVPIIVELRRGLVMMEARFPTELQPAYGNLETNATPWAFSAADRAAWAADLPIKTLAEDSTAYDVLFWAGCAGSYDQRAQRVARAVVRLLLAAGVRVRILGAEEQCTGDPARRTGNEYVADMLTRANVETLNRYRVRTIVTICPHCYNTLRNEYPRYGGTYEVYHHTQYLRQLLEQGRLPQADRDTDALLRTVVYHDSCYLGRYNSEYEAPRYLLQVLQPEGLREPERARDRGFCCGAGGGRMFMEERVGKKVNLERTEELLRTGATTIAVNCPFCMTMLSDGVKALGKADEVRVYDVAELLAERLLPSTTVGTSQLSEPERASES, encoded by the coding sequence ATGCGCTCGCTCGTGTTCATTCCGATGTTTGTGGCTGCAGTCGGGATCTTCGCCTACAACGTATGGCAGCTACTCCGTTTCCTCTGGCTGGCACGCCCAGAGAAGCGGTGGGACAACATAGGCCAGCGGCTGTGGCAGACGCTAGTGGTAGGAATTGGACAGAAGCGAATTCTCAAAGACCGAGCGGCAGGTTGGCTCCATGCGGCAATCTTCTGGGGATTTCTTGTGCTCCTCTCTTCAGCGGTGGAGGCCGTTTTGGAAGGGTTCCATCCGCAGTGGTCGTTGAGCTTCTTGGGGCCCCTTTACTCGCTCAGCACCATAGCAGTGGACCTCTTCTGCGTGCTGGTACTGGCGGGCGTTGCATGGGCTGCCTGGCGCCGCTGGATACAACGTGTCCCACGCCTCCAAGGGGATCGGTCACAGCAGCTTGATGCCGCTCTAGTACTGGGGTTGATCACGGTTATCGTGGCGGCGCTCCTGCTACAGAACAGCACGCGGATTGCCTTAGGAATGGACCATGCCTGGGCCGTACGTCCAGTTGCTGCCCTGCTGGCACACCTCTTTCCGCCGGCCGAGCCTACACCTTTCCTCTTTGAAATTGGCTGGTGGTTCCACATCGGCTTCATTCTCATCTTCCTCAACTACCTGCCGTTCTCCAAGCACCTGCATGTGTTGACCTCCATTCCGGCGGTCTTCTTTGCCCGTACAAGGCCGGCTAGTGCCCTACAGCCGATGGATTTCACAAAGGAAGATGCCGAGACGTTTGGGGCGACCGATGTAGAGCACTTGTCCTGGAAGAGCATCCTCGACGGCTACTCCTGTACCTACTGTGGGCGCTGTACCAGTGTCTGTCCAGCCAACCAGACGGGGAAGGTGCTCGATCCTAGGGCGATCATTGTTGCAGTGCGGCAGCGGACGCTCGATCGAATGCCGTTGCTGCTGAAGCAGCGACAGGGGAAGCCATTGACGGCAGAGGAAGAGGCCGTACTTCAAAAGCGCTTCGTCGGGGACTACATCCCGGAGGAGGCATTGTGGCAGTGTACAACGTGCGGGGCTTGCATGGAGGCTTGCCCGATTATGATTGAGCATGTCCCCATCATCGTGGAGCTACGACGGGGCCTAGTCATGATGGAAGCCCGCTTCCCGACCGAGCTCCAACCGGCCTACGGAAACTTGGAGACAAATGCGACCCCTTGGGCCTTCTCCGCGGCTGACCGAGCGGCCTGGGCAGCAGATCTGCCAATTAAGACCCTTGCGGAAGACTCCACCGCATATGACGTGCTCTTCTGGGCTGGGTGTGCGGGTAGCTACGACCAGCGGGCTCAGCGAGTTGCTCGCGCTGTTGTTCGGTTGCTTCTGGCTGCTGGCGTGAGGGTCCGCATTCTGGGGGCAGAGGAGCAATGCACTGGGGATCCCGCTCGACGAACTGGGAATGAGTACGTAGCCGATATGCTCACTCGAGCCAATGTAGAGACGCTCAACCGCTACAGAGTCCGCACCATCGTAACGATTTGCCCCCATTGCTACAACACCCTGCGGAATGAGTACCCTCGCTACGGCGGAACGTACGAGGTATATCACCACACGCAGTACCTCCGACAGCTCTTAGAACAAGGGAGACTGCCGCAAGCAGACCGCGACACTGATGCCCTCCTGCGAACCGTGGTCTACCACGACTCCTGCTACCTTGGGCGATACAACAGCGAGTACGAAGCTCCGCGGTACCTCCTGCAGGTGCTGCAACCGGAAGGGCTCCGCGAACCAGAGCGAGCTCGTGACCGCGGCTTCTGCTGCGGTGCTGGCGGCGGGAGGATGTTCATGGAAGAGCGCGTGGGTAAGAAGGTGAATCTGGAGCGCACGGAGGAGCTGCTCCGCACCGGTGCTACAACGATCGCTGTCAATTGCCCTTTCTGCATGACGATGCTGTCGGACGGGGTCAAAGCCCTGGGCAAAGCAGACGAGGTGCGGGTCTATGACGTCGCAGAGTTACTAGCAGAGCGGCTTCTCCCATCCACAACGGTTGGTACCTCCCAGCTCTCCGAGCCTGAGCGGGCCTCAGAATCCTGA
- a CDS encoding PorV/PorQ family protein, producing MWFWACCLTSLLAAIAVGQVFPRFGEERVGISTAVALRLLGSARSAALVGATTALPDGINVSPNPATAVELAAPYAVGVVFQRFVADIIHSSLAVGFRPWSAGMVVLTASALGLPPIEETTEYRPYGTGRQFRFGHWNAGIAYAHRFTDQFAAGVTVRYVREQWAEATLEGLVWDAGTLYWTGIGSLRLAVAVSQFGLPLRARGSIAAVEPVGNHSADFREFAPPTVFRIGVAGELIQREDQRWTWMLSLEHPSDDVESYAVASEYVVRFSAAFPAELMVRAGLRARAAEWWGAGIGFRLPVPPVMWQLDYALATRAPLGLVYRLGLSIEPFRLP from the coding sequence ATGTGGTTCTGGGCGTGCTGCTTGACATCGTTACTAGCTGCCATCGCAGTAGGGCAGGTCTTCCCGCGCTTTGGTGAAGAGCGTGTCGGGATCTCCACGGCTGTGGCCCTGCGACTGCTGGGGAGTGCTCGGAGTGCAGCGCTGGTGGGAGCAACGACGGCACTGCCTGATGGAATCAACGTCAGCCCTAACCCGGCGACGGCCGTGGAGCTCGCAGCTCCGTATGCCGTAGGCGTAGTATTTCAGCGCTTCGTTGCAGACATCATCCATTCCTCCTTAGCGGTGGGCTTCCGTCCGTGGTCGGCGGGGATGGTTGTGCTGACGGCTTCTGCACTTGGATTGCCACCGATTGAGGAAACGACTGAATACCGTCCTTACGGCACAGGGCGACAGTTCCGCTTCGGCCACTGGAATGCTGGGATTGCCTACGCACATCGGTTCACGGACCAGTTTGCCGCTGGCGTTACCGTGCGGTATGTTCGGGAACAGTGGGCAGAGGCTACGTTGGAAGGACTCGTCTGGGACGCTGGGACGCTGTACTGGACAGGAATTGGGAGCCTGCGGCTCGCAGTTGCGGTCTCGCAGTTCGGGCTCCCTCTACGAGCCCGTGGGAGCATTGCTGCGGTAGAGCCTGTGGGTAACCATTCAGCCGATTTCCGTGAGTTTGCTCCACCAACGGTCTTTCGGATCGGGGTGGCCGGAGAGCTCATCCAGCGAGAGGACCAGCGCTGGACATGGATGCTCTCGCTGGAGCATCCCAGTGACGACGTCGAGAGTTATGCCGTTGCCAGCGAGTACGTAGTGCGCTTCTCGGCCGCCTTCCCTGCCGAGCTCATGGTGCGTGCGGGGCTGCGAGCTCGAGCGGCAGAGTGGTGGGGAGCTGGGATTGGGTTTCGGTTACCAGTGCCTCCAGTCATGTGGCAGCTTGATTATGCTCTCGCCACGCGGGCCCCGCTTGGCTTGGTCTATCGGTTGGGGCTGAGTATCGAGCCTTTCCGCTTGCCATGA
- a CDS encoding SDR family oxidoreductase, whose product MQIHRFEQGLQGRVALVTGAAIGNGRAFCERLAEEGARIAIADIADASETAEAVHRIGGEVLTVQADLTQPSDVERVVETIRSRWGRVDILVHNVGIYEEEPFELLTFQQWKRMLGVTLDSLFLTVKAVLPLMKEHGFGRIIALSSDTVWLGTPYLVHYVTAKMGIIGFVRSLAAEVGRYGITVNAITVGLTATQRPNAAPLSQTILQHILPTQAVHRADEPEDIANVVVFLAMPASGIITGQTINVDGGVARH is encoded by the coding sequence ATGCAAATCCACCGCTTTGAGCAGGGGCTCCAGGGACGCGTTGCGTTAGTTACGGGAGCGGCGATCGGAAACGGACGTGCCTTTTGTGAGCGCCTGGCCGAAGAAGGAGCACGTATCGCTATTGCCGATATTGCAGACGCGAGCGAGACTGCCGAAGCAGTCCACCGCATAGGGGGAGAGGTCCTCACCGTTCAGGCAGACCTCACGCAGCCATCGGACGTTGAACGAGTCGTGGAGACAATCCGCTCTCGCTGGGGGAGGGTGGATATCTTGGTCCACAACGTCGGCATTTACGAGGAGGAGCCCTTTGAGCTACTGACCTTCCAGCAGTGGAAGCGAATGCTGGGGGTGACGCTCGATAGCCTCTTCCTCACCGTCAAGGCTGTGCTGCCCTTGATGAAGGAGCATGGCTTTGGGCGCATCATTGCCCTCTCTTCTGACACGGTCTGGCTGGGGACGCCGTATTTGGTCCACTACGTAACGGCCAAGATGGGCATCATCGGCTTCGTCCGCTCACTGGCAGCGGAGGTAGGCCGGTATGGGATTACGGTCAACGCTATTACCGTCGGATTGACAGCAACGCAGCGGCCTAATGCCGCTCCACTTTCGCAGACGATCCTCCAGCATATCCTGCCAACGCAGGCGGTCCATCGAGCTGACGAGCCGGAGGATATTGCCAACGTCGTGGTCTTTTTGGCGATGCCGGCTTCTGGAATTATCACAGGCCAGACCATCAATGTTGACGGAGGGGTAGCGCGGCACTGA
- a CDS encoding aminotransferase class I/II-fold pyridoxal phosphate-dependent enzyme, whose translation MGLYPYFHPIQENEGPVVTVGGRKVIMAGSNNYLGLTTHPKVKEAAMAAIRKYGTGCSGSRYLTGTLDLHVELEERLARFLGYEAVLLFSTGFQTALGTIAGLVQKGDYVISDRENHASIVTGALIARGMGAEFIRYRHNDMEDLERILAGLPESAPKLVVSDGVFSVTGEIVDLPRLVEIAHRYGARVLIDDAHAIGVIGVGGRGTASMFGLTEQTDLTMGTFSKTFASLGGFVAGPERVINYLKHHSAALIFSASPTPASCAAALAALEILEEQPELVDKLIRNANKMRQGFKELGFHTLDGQTAIVPVIVGDVQTALLFWRKLFDAGVYVNTFIPPGVPPTMSMMRTSYMATHEDEHLDRILEVFERVGKELGLLTPEARERIAEGIASAGVDRRSAAGQQVQRADANPPL comes from the coding sequence ATGGGCTTATATCCCTACTTCCACCCGATTCAGGAGAACGAGGGTCCTGTAGTGACGGTTGGGGGCCGCAAAGTCATCATGGCGGGTTCGAACAACTACCTGGGATTGACCACTCACCCCAAGGTCAAGGAAGCCGCGATGGCGGCCATCCGTAAGTATGGCACCGGCTGCTCAGGATCGCGGTACCTAACGGGCACGCTGGACCTCCACGTAGAGCTGGAAGAACGACTCGCGCGCTTCCTGGGTTACGAGGCAGTCCTGCTCTTCAGCACTGGTTTCCAGACAGCGCTGGGAACAATTGCTGGCTTAGTGCAGAAGGGGGACTACGTCATCAGCGATCGCGAGAACCATGCCTCTATCGTCACCGGTGCTCTCATTGCCAGGGGCATGGGGGCGGAGTTCATCCGCTACCGCCACAACGACATGGAGGATCTAGAGCGCATCTTAGCGGGCCTTCCGGAGTCGGCTCCGAAGTTAGTGGTCTCCGACGGGGTCTTCTCTGTCACGGGAGAAATCGTGGATTTGCCACGGCTTGTAGAAATTGCTCACCGCTACGGTGCTCGTGTCCTCATCGATGATGCCCACGCTATTGGGGTCATTGGCGTGGGGGGACGAGGGACGGCGAGCATGTTTGGGCTGACGGAGCAGACTGACCTGACGATGGGCACGTTCTCCAAGACGTTTGCTTCGCTCGGCGGCTTCGTGGCGGGTCCGGAGCGGGTCATCAACTACCTGAAGCATCACTCAGCGGCTCTCATCTTCAGTGCTAGCCCGACGCCGGCTTCATGTGCTGCGGCATTAGCTGCATTGGAGATCTTAGAGGAGCAGCCCGAGTTGGTGGACAAGCTCATCCGGAATGCCAACAAGATGCGGCAGGGGTTCAAGGAGCTAGGATTCCATACCCTTGACGGGCAGACAGCTATCGTACCAGTCATCGTCGGGGACGTCCAGACAGCGCTGCTCTTCTGGCGTAAGCTCTTCGATGCTGGCGTCTACGTCAACACATTCATCCCTCCGGGTGTCCCTCCCACGATGAGCATGATGCGGACAAGCTACATGGCAACCCACGAGGACGAGCACCTGGATCGCATCTTAGAAGTGTTCGAACGCGTGGGGAAGGAACTCGGTCTGCTGACACCTGAGGCGCGTGAGCGCATCGCAGAGGGGATTGCGTCTGCTGGTGTAGACCGACGGTCGGCTGCAGGCCAACAAGTACAACGAGCGGATGCAAATCCACCGCTTTGA
- a CDS encoding DNA-3-methyladenine glycosylase: MEESAVTDSKRRMSLSEAFEPNPALAFPCEFFQRPTVEVARALLGAVLVKREEHDWCAARLVEIEAYLPEGDPANHAARGWSRRTAPMFQPGGILYVYAIYGRHRCVNIVTEPAGRGAAVLLRAAEPIAGIALLRRRRGDVSKEILCRGPANLALAFGFDLCDNFRSVCSDTLFIQPPAEPPSPEEIAVSPRVGVTRGRDLLLRFFLRTSAAVSKR, from the coding sequence ATGGAAGAGAGTGCAGTCACCGACAGCAAAAGACGCATGAGCTTGTCGGAAGCGTTTGAACCTAATCCGGCGCTGGCGTTCCCATGCGAATTCTTTCAACGCCCGACGGTAGAGGTCGCTCGTGCTCTCTTGGGGGCTGTCCTCGTCAAGCGGGAGGAACATGACTGGTGTGCCGCGCGACTGGTAGAGATTGAAGCGTACCTTCCGGAGGGCGATCCCGCTAACCATGCTGCTCGAGGATGGAGCCGGCGGACTGCGCCGATGTTCCAACCGGGAGGCATCCTCTACGTATACGCTATCTACGGGCGGCACCGGTGTGTGAACATCGTTACAGAGCCGGCGGGGCGTGGGGCAGCGGTGCTGCTGCGGGCAGCTGAGCCCATTGCAGGGATAGCACTGTTGCGCCGTCGCCGCGGGGACGTCTCCAAGGAGATACTGTGTCGCGGGCCTGCGAACTTAGCGCTAGCGTTTGGCTTTGATCTTTGCGATAACTTCCGCTCTGTCTGCTCCGATACCCTCTTCATCCAGCCTCCAGCAGAGCCCCCATCTCCGGAAGAGATCGCCGTGAGTCCGCGAGTTGGTGTAACTCGTGGCCGTGACCTCCTCCTCCGCTTCTTCCTCCGTACCTCTGCTGCTGTCTCCAAGCGGTGA
- the dusB gene encoding tRNA dihydrouridine synthase DusB produces the protein MQRRQAVLRIGSLELHNAVLLAPMEDVTDSAFRLLCRQMGADIVYTEFVSSDALVRNAWKAYQKIQLHPEEHPVAIQIFGGDIPTVVEAACRAVAANPDFLDLNCGCWVQNVVARNAGAALLKDPDRMVAMAAAMVRAVPLPVTVKTRLGWSRDSINIVTISQRLEQEAGIASLCVHCRTRDQGHSGQADWSWIPRIKAVVSIPVILNGDVKTPEDVLRAFRETGCDAVMIGRAAIGNPFIFRQAKEFLATGTYSQPTPVERIHVCLQHLRTAIASKGEERAIRDFRIFYAGYLRGLPHSAAVRNELMRLTTYAAVEDTLLTYAERLAERDILVIAPDTAEESCLSCVS, from the coding sequence ATGCAGCGTCGGCAGGCTGTACTGCGTATCGGGTCCCTCGAGCTCCACAACGCCGTACTCCTAGCACCGATGGAGGACGTCACCGACAGCGCTTTCCGGCTCCTCTGTCGGCAGATGGGAGCGGACATTGTTTACACCGAGTTCGTCTCCTCCGACGCCCTTGTCCGGAACGCGTGGAAGGCATACCAGAAAATCCAGCTCCACCCCGAAGAGCACCCGGTTGCAATCCAAATCTTCGGTGGAGACATCCCCACCGTCGTAGAAGCAGCCTGTAGGGCCGTCGCTGCCAATCCTGACTTCCTGGACCTCAACTGCGGCTGCTGGGTGCAGAATGTTGTTGCTCGGAACGCTGGGGCTGCCCTCCTGAAGGACCCGGACAGGATGGTCGCTATGGCAGCAGCAATGGTGCGGGCAGTCCCTCTCCCTGTAACGGTCAAGACCCGACTGGGATGGTCGCGGGACTCCATCAACATCGTGACGATTTCCCAACGCCTAGAGCAGGAAGCTGGCATTGCCTCACTCTGTGTCCACTGCCGAACCCGAGATCAAGGTCATTCCGGACAGGCCGATTGGAGCTGGATCCCGCGGATAAAGGCTGTCGTCTCCATCCCCGTCATCCTCAACGGCGACGTCAAGACTCCAGAGGATGTCCTTCGAGCCTTCCGAGAGACAGGCTGCGACGCGGTCATGATTGGCCGGGCCGCCATTGGCAATCCTTTCATCTTCCGCCAGGCCAAGGAGTTCTTGGCAACAGGAACATACTCTCAGCCTACCCCAGTCGAGCGTATCCACGTCTGTCTCCAGCATCTGCGGACTGCAATTGCATCCAAAGGCGAAGAACGGGCCATCCGCGATTTCCGCATCTTCTACGCTGGATATCTTCGTGGGCTTCCTCATTCGGCTGCTGTTCGGAACGAACTCATGCGGCTGACCACTTATGCCGCTGTGGAAGACACCCTCTTAACATACGCCGAGCGCTTAGCGGAGCGCGATATCCTGGTAATTGCTCCTGACACAGCCGAAGAGTCCTGCCTCTCATGTGTGTCGTAG
- the tilS gene encoding tRNA lysidine(34) synthetase TilS, translating to MCVVEEVQRHVSERFTELGVQPGSRLLCAVSGGVDSIVLLDVAEAVAPQLGLTLGIAHADHGLRGDESRHDALFVQTLANERRLPVFIESIPVQQYARRHRCGIEEAARQLRYEFLQRCAITFGATHVATAHTADDNAETVLLHLLRGTGLEGLAGIPPRRELFPGCWLIRPLLQLRKSVLTAYARARGLSWREDSSNRDRRFRRNRIRWELLPTAEQIVPKGVENINRCSTLIRRAVEGIGQLLEPLLLRSTLPDGGFFFPDTEWDALPTFFRGELLRRALQRLGHPYSPPAHRIEAALALRTATTGKRCSLAPATMLIREHSGLSLVQLPPPWPELTVEPQGVVRFGSWELEFQHISIGDFQTTEDPWVEYMDADWLPPRLQWRAPKSGDRFHPLGMPKAMKLGDFLTNQRLPHWRRLSLTVLADGHRILWVCGVRLSEDVKITSTTRRVIRVRLRRVGPTIAEDDATRDH from the coding sequence ATGTGTGTCGTAGAGGAGGTCCAACGCCACGTCTCCGAACGCTTTACCGAACTTGGGGTCCAGCCTGGAAGCCGGCTCCTCTGTGCCGTCAGCGGAGGGGTGGACTCTATCGTGCTGTTGGACGTCGCCGAAGCAGTAGCTCCGCAGCTTGGTCTTACTCTTGGGATTGCCCACGCAGACCATGGCCTTCGTGGGGATGAATCCCGTCATGATGCTCTCTTCGTCCAGACTCTCGCCAACGAGCGTAGGTTGCCAGTGTTCATAGAGTCCATCCCCGTCCAGCAGTATGCACGCCGTCACCGCTGTGGCATCGAAGAGGCTGCCCGGCAGCTCCGCTACGAGTTTCTCCAGCGCTGCGCCATCACCTTTGGAGCAACTCACGTAGCCACAGCACATACTGCTGATGACAATGCCGAGACAGTACTCCTCCACCTGCTCCGAGGAACCGGGTTAGAAGGCCTCGCCGGCATTCCTCCTCGGCGGGAGCTCTTCCCTGGATGCTGGCTCATCCGCCCACTCCTGCAGCTCCGCAAGAGCGTCCTAACTGCATACGCACGGGCCCGAGGGCTCAGTTGGCGTGAAGATTCCAGCAACCGCGACCGCCGTTTCCGGCGCAACCGAATTCGCTGGGAACTCTTGCCCACGGCCGAGCAGATCGTGCCCAAGGGCGTGGAGAACATCAACCGCTGCAGTACGCTCATTCGGCGTGCCGTAGAGGGGATTGGCCAACTCTTGGAACCACTCCTCCTGCGCTCTACACTCCCCGATGGAGGCTTCTTCTTTCCTGACACCGAATGGGACGCCCTCCCTACCTTCTTCCGCGGCGAGCTCCTCCGCCGTGCCCTGCAACGGTTAGGTCACCCCTACAGTCCCCCAGCACACCGCATAGAGGCTGCCCTTGCCCTGAGAACTGCTACGACTGGCAAACGGTGCTCGTTAGCGCCGGCAACTATGCTCATCCGAGAGCATTCGGGCCTGAGTCTGGTTCAGCTCCCGCCGCCCTGGCCCGAGCTTACCGTAGAACCCCAAGGAGTGGTTCGCTTCGGCAGTTGGGAGCTGGAGTTCCAACACATCAGCATCGGTGACTTCCAGACGACCGAGGACCCATGGGTTGAGTACATGGATGCTGACTGGCTCCCACCACGACTACAGTGGCGTGCGCCGAAGTCTGGCGACCGCTTCCATCCCCTGGGAATGCCAAAAGCGATGAAGCTGGGAGATTTCCTCACCAACCAGCGTCTTCCCCACTGGCGTCGGCTCTCATTGACGGTCTTGGCCGACGGCCACCGCATCCTCTGGGTCTGCGGTGTCCGCTTGAGCGAAGACGTCAAAATCACCTCAACGACTCGTCGGGTCATCCGAGTCCGCCTCCGCCGTGTTGGACCAACAATTGCTGAGGACGATGCCACCAGAGACCATTGA
- the hpt gene encoding hypoxanthine phosphoribosyltransferase, translating into MPPETIELHGHRFRLFLHREKIAEIVRQLATQIERDYAGRAPVCLIVLKGAFIFAADLLRCLSLPCTVETIRARSYGMGMTSSGSVQIDPPTVELRGKDVLLLEDIVDTGLTLQALVDFIEEQQPASLRIATLLAKPPARALAVPLAYIGKDIPPVFVVGYGMDYAEAGRGLADIYAAVDAS; encoded by the coding sequence ATGCCACCAGAGACCATTGAGCTCCACGGCCATCGCTTCCGTCTCTTCCTGCACCGTGAGAAGATCGCAGAAATTGTCCGCCAGTTGGCCACCCAGATTGAGCGCGATTATGCAGGCAGGGCGCCTGTGTGCTTGATTGTCCTCAAAGGGGCCTTCATCTTCGCTGCCGATCTCCTCCGGTGCCTGTCCTTGCCTTGCACTGTAGAGACCATTCGCGCACGCAGCTACGGAATGGGAATGACCTCCTCAGGCTCTGTGCAGATTGATCCACCCACAGTAGAGCTCCGTGGCAAGGATGTGCTCCTCCTGGAGGACATCGTTGACACGGGGTTGACTCTCCAAGCTCTGGTTGACTTCATTGAAGAGCAGCAGCCCGCATCGCTGCGGATCGCTACGCTCTTGGCAAAGCCGCCAGCTCGGGCACTCGCTGTACCTTTAGCATACATCGGCAAGGACATCCCGCCAGTCTTCGTCGTCGGCTATGGGATGGACTACGCCGAAGCAGGGCGTGGGTTAGCAGATATCTATGCTGCCGTTGACGCTTCATAG
- the murB gene encoding UDP-N-acetylmuramate dehydrogenase, whose translation MEWQREAPLEGWNSFRVPATAAYRVCCRHPEELERLGQYVPLQELSLFVLGKGTNVLFVEDFPGIVCQVEFRGIRCLEDDGDTVCVEVAAGEPWHDFVAYCLQQGWYGVENLALIPGTVGAAPVHNIGAYGVEVAEVLEGVQVWDVAAGDYRWLPAHQLGLRYRGSVLRDSLLGRVVITHVRFRLHRRPTPRYEYAELQQFLRTHQIPNPTPHDIFRAICQLRQRKLPDPAVFPNAGSFFKNPQLSAEQAEELRTRFPTVPLFQNPDGSYKVPAGWLIEQCGWKGKRCGPVGTWVSHALVVVAYSPATGADILHFATLLWRSVYERFGIALEPEVLIVPPTAWQPS comes from the coding sequence ATGGAATGGCAGCGGGAAGCCCCTCTGGAGGGTTGGAACAGCTTCCGCGTCCCTGCAACAGCCGCATACAGAGTTTGCTGCCGTCACCCCGAGGAATTGGAGCGGCTCGGTCAATACGTACCCTTGCAAGAGCTTTCGCTGTTCGTGCTCGGGAAGGGCACGAATGTTCTCTTCGTGGAGGACTTCCCCGGCATCGTCTGCCAGGTGGAATTTCGGGGCATCCGCTGCCTCGAGGATGACGGTGATACCGTCTGCGTGGAAGTGGCTGCTGGCGAACCGTGGCACGACTTCGTCGCCTACTGCCTGCAGCAGGGATGGTACGGGGTGGAGAACCTAGCCCTCATCCCAGGTACCGTAGGAGCCGCTCCAGTCCATAACATCGGTGCCTATGGCGTAGAGGTCGCCGAAGTACTCGAGGGAGTCCAAGTGTGGGACGTGGCAGCGGGCGATTATCGGTGGCTCCCTGCTCATCAGCTCGGCTTGCGGTACCGTGGTAGTGTTCTCCGTGACTCCTTGCTCGGCCGCGTCGTGATCACCCACGTTCGCTTCCGATTGCACAGAAGACCTACCCCTCGGTACGAGTACGCCGAACTTCAACAGTTCCTCCGAACCCACCAAATCCCCAATCCCACGCCGCACGACATCTTCCGAGCCATCTGCCAGCTACGGCAACGGAAGCTGCCCGACCCTGCTGTCTTCCCGAACGCGGGTAGCTTCTTCAAGAACCCACAGCTCTCTGCTGAGCAGGCCGAAGAGCTGCGAACCCGCTTTCCGACAGTTCCACTCTTCCAGAATCCCGACGGAAGCTACAAAGTACCAGCAGGCTGGCTCATTGAACAGTGTGGCTGGAAAGGAAAGCGATGCGGCCCAGTCGGCACCTGGGTCTCGCATGCTCTCGTTGTAGTTGCCTATAGTCCAGCAACAGGTGCTGACATTCTACACTTCGCAACCCTCCTCTGGCGCTCTGTCTACGAGCGTTTCGGGATCGCGCTGGAGCCAGAAGTCCTGATCGTCCCACCAACGGCTTGGCAGCCTTCGTAG